The Stigmatella aurantiaca DW4/3-1 genome contains the following window.
GAGGCTTACGTCGCAGCGGCGCGGCGCTACCTGGGGAGGGAGCAGCGAGGCGGCGAGCGTCCAGGCGTCAGCGTCGGGCGGGAGCCCCTCCCCGCAGGGTGTCCGGAGCTGAAGGTCGGCGCCACCCGCCGCCTCCTCCTCTTCCCCGTGGCAGCCCTCTACCCTGAGCCCCTCCTCGCAAAAAGGGGTGACACATGCCGCCGTGGAGGATGCTCTGGAAGGCCGAAGCGCTGTTCCTTGCGTTGCTCGTGGGGTGCGCCAGCGTCCCTCGGGTCCCCCTGGTGGAGGACACCGGCCAGGGTAAAGCCGTCGTCCACGTTCCCCGCACGGCGGACCTGCAACCGGTGGAACTGGAGGAAGGAGAATTCCATCAGGCCGTGAGGCGCCTTGCGCGCGAGGTGCGGCTGACAGGTACGCCGCGCCAGACGGCAGAGCAGGCGTTTCAGATAGACCCGCAGAGCGGCCATTACCTCTACCTTCAGCGGGAGAAGAAGCTGGTGCCAGCAGGGGGCGAGCCCTGGGACGGCACGTTGACGAAAGAGGACCTGACGCTGGCAGAACGCTATCGGCTCTGGTGCCGGAGCGCCTACAACTTCTATGGAGACTGTCTCGGGGGCGCGCTGGTTTCAGGGCGCTACCTGGACATGCAAGGCCGTTACGTCTGGGCGCTGGCCATGAGCAAGAGCCCGGTGCTGGACGAGATGAAGAAGGCGCTCGGAGAGATGGTGGAATTCCACGCGCTCATGAGCGCGGCCCTGTGGACGCTGGGTTCCATGCTGCTGATCCTGCTCCTCAACCCCGTGGCTCCGGCGCTGGTGGCGGTCTTGGGCGTCGGGATGCTCCTATATGTAGGCTACGACACGCTCCGGAACCTCGTGACGGGCTGGGCCGAGTTGACTGGGACGGCGAAGGTCGCCACCACCTTCGAGGAGATCCGAGAGGCAGGTGAGCGCTTCGGGAGGACCATCGGGCGAGAGTCCGCGCGCGCGTTCGCCCTGCTTCTGGTGGCGGCCATTGGCTCGACGGCGCAACGGTTCGCGGCGAAGGTGCCGACGCTGCCCGGTTCGGCACAGGCGGCCATGCAGGCCGAGGGTGAGGCAGGAATCTGGCTGCCCGCGCTGGGGACGGTGGAGGAGATCGCGGTCAGTGCCGAGGGCGTCCGCATCACGCTTCCCGCAAACGCGGTGGCCATGGCGGCGCGCCCCAGTCGCGGCAAAGGCCCCTGCGTCGAGACGCACCACATCGCCACCATCTGCAACGGGAAGGACACCAAGCGCGGCGGCCCGTGGACGCCGAGGTTCCGGCAGATCTTCGCCAAGGCGGGCATGTCGATGGAGGACCCCGCGAACAAGATGCCTCTGTCGGGGCACTATGGACCGCACCCGGAGCGGTATCACCAGCTCGTCTACGAAGAACTGGACGACGCAACGGCGACCTGTCGTACAGTCGTGGAGTGCCGTGAGGGGCTGACGCGGGCCCTCAAGGCTCTGGCGAAGGAAATCGCAACCCCGAGGACAGAGCTGAACCAACTCGTCACCCGGTCGCCTCCGCGCTAAATGCAGTCCATGTTCAAGCGTTTCTTCAAGCTCGCCGACGATGTGAACGTCCCGCACCGATGGCACCTTGACGCGCCGACGAACAGTCGCGGCGAGAAAGTGGACGAGGGGCTTTTCAGGCGCGGGGTCCCCGTCCACATCACGGACCGCTTGAGAATTCCCGTCGAGATCGCAGGCAAGGCGCTGGACTTCACTTTTGCGGCCGTCGGCCTCCCGGTGGTCCATGTCCGCGTCGCGTCCATGTTCGCGGAGCTGGCCCCGGAAGAGGTGCA
Protein-coding sequences here:
- a CDS encoding AHH domain-containing protein, translating into MPPWRMLWKAEALFLALLVGCASVPRVPLVEDTGQGKAVVHVPRTADLQPVELEEGEFHQAVRRLAREVRLTGTPRQTAEQAFQIDPQSGHYLYLQREKKLVPAGGEPWDGTLTKEDLTLAERYRLWCRSAYNFYGDCLGGALVSGRYLDMQGRYVWALAMSKSPVLDEMKKALGEMVEFHALMSAALWTLGSMLLILLLNPVAPALVAVLGVGMLLYVGYDTLRNLVTGWAELTGTAKVATTFEEIREAGERFGRTIGRESARAFALLLVAAIGSTAQRFAAKVPTLPGSAQAAMQAEGEAGIWLPALGTVEEIAVSAEGVRITLPANAVAMAARPSRGKGPCVETHHIATICNGKDTKRGGPWTPRFRQIFAKAGMSMEDPANKMPLSGHYGPHPERYHQLVYEELDDATATCRTVVECREGLTRALKALAKEIATPRTELNQLVTRSPPR